A single Rhinolophus ferrumequinum isolate MPI-CBG mRhiFer1 chromosome 12, mRhiFer1_v1.p, whole genome shotgun sequence DNA region contains:
- the LOC117031942 gene encoding 60S ribosomal protein L23a-like: MAPKAKKEAPAPPKAEAKAKALKAKKAVLKGIHSHKKKKIRTSPTFRRPKTLRLRRQPKYPRKSAPRRNKLDHYAIIKFPLTTESAMKKIEDNNTLVFIVDVKANKHQIKQAVKKLYDIDVAKVNTLIRPDGEKKAYVRLAPDYDALDVANKIGII; this comes from the coding sequence ATGGCGCCGAAAGCGAAGaaggaagcccctgcccctcccaaagccGAAGCCAAAGCGaaggctttgaaggcaaagaaagcagtcctaaaaggcatccacagccacaaaaaaaagaagatcCGGACGTCACCCACCTTCCGAAGGCCCAAGACACTGCGGCTCCGAAGGCAGCCTAAATATCCTCGGAAGAGCGCTcccaggagaaacaagcttgaccaCTATGCCATCATCAAATTCCCCCTAACTACcgagtcagccatgaagaagatagAAGACAACAATACACTTGTGTTCATTGTGGACGTCAAGGCCAACAAGCACCAGATcaaacaggctgtgaagaagctctatgacattgacgtggccaaggtcaacaccctgatcaggcctgatggagagaagaaggcatatgTTCGACTGGCTCCTGACTACgatgctttggatgttgccaacaaaattgggatcatctaa